The region agagaaaaataaagtgagGTTGAGAGTTATTAAAGAGTGGAAGATTCCTCCTCCTCTATTGTTGTAAATCTTGTTCTTTTCCTATATAATCAAATGGCTTTTctcgtggatgtaggcgatttgtcGAACCatattaaatattgtgtcagtgtgcttagccttCAATTGGCAATTATCAATACATCATCAGTCGGAATCCGCCTTTAATGGGCAATTATCAGTACATCACCAGTCAGAATCCCCaacatctcttatattttaaagaaacgTCTCAGCCTGCAGAAATCATCTGGGGGTGTTTGGTACGCATCAAGCATTTGAAGATGTGAATTAGTGCTGCCAATTATTCAACTTTTCTGCATGAATTGCATTGCTAATGTTAGGGAATGCCTTTCCTTCCAAAAAGATTTCACATGATAGTTTGGAAGCTCCTGGTAGAGCAAATGGTGGAAGATGATCGATCCCTTATGAGGTAAACATGTAACTAGGACTGCAGAACATACTTCAATTAGCAGTTTTGAAGTGTATAcgcatgtttttttctttgattattttcaaaataacaatTAGATCTTGGAAAGTTGAGGAAATCTCTGGTGTTTCGATTCGTTAGTGAGGCTTGCTTTGCTAAGCATAAGCTCATATACAGATTAGACCATGAACAAGCCTTTCACATGTTCAACTTCCCTGcacttctatttcattttaccaGCTGCAATTCCCAACAGGTTGGTGAGGAGAAGTTGCAGTAGGCCGAGAGTAGCTTAGAGCAAAATTGTATGGGGGTCCAAACCCAAGCCCATGACGAGTACAAAGATGCAATGAATGGCTTgacaataaaaatgaatttggtCCTATATTCAGTCTTTGTACATTCCATGACCAGGACCACCCACCCACTACTAGCTGCTCCAGAAATAATGgaagaaaatattattgataatttatatatatatatatatatatatatatatatatatatatatatattctcttgattcttatttttaagttttattaaaaaataattaaaaatatttacttttgattattttcttaaaatactaCTTTGATACAAGCTAGGATAGGATATATACAGTCATAACAGCATATTTTTCTGCATTAGCTCCATTATAGGAATAAAAAACAGTGATGGCAGGAGGAGGTTCGGTGCAGAAAACCGAGGAAGAATGGAGGGCTGTTCTCTCCCCCGAGCAGTTTCACATCCTTCGTGACAAGGGAACAGAGTGAGTCATGGATCCTCTCCTCCTTTCTCTTCTCGTCATATTACCTTCAAGTGATTTTGATCTGATGACATATAAATCTAAACACAAACATGCAGGCCGAAATTCAGTGGAGAATATGATAAGTTTTTTGAGCAAGGAGTTTACAATTGTGCTGGTTGTGGGACACCTCTTTACAAATCCACCACCAAATTCAACTCTGGCTGTGGCTGGCCTGCTTTCTATGAAGGTCTTCCTGCTGCGATAAATCGATCTGtaagttcttcttcttcttcggcCTGCTTTCTATGAAGGTCTTGCTGCTGCGATAAATCGATCtgtaacttcttcttcttcttttgagtTTCAGCCGGACCCTGATGGGAGGAGAACTGAGATCACATGCGCAGCCTGTGGGGGGCATCTGGGTCATGTATTCAAGGGCGAGGGTCACAAGACTCCAACAGACGAACGCCATTGTGTCAACAGCATCTCTATCAAGTTTGGTTCTTCTCAGTGATCTCCTCTCTGGAGTTAATTAATAAAGGCTTTCATTTTCCACTGTAAACCCAGCCCCTTTGCCTGCCACCAAAACCAGTCTAAgcacaaaaaaatatgtgaaataAGGAGTGAAATATGAGAAATATCAAATCCCAGCCCAAGCCTCCATTTCTTTTATCTATTGTCACCCTTGTTTGGCCCTTCCTCTGAGGGGTTGTTGTGTAAAAGTACATAATGTGGCGTCCTATTTTATTAGGAACTTGGTGAATAAATTTCAAGATACAAGGCTTTTTAAAAGGATCTCcattttttccatcaaaataatctacTTTTTCCTGGGCATTCGGGCAATGAGATGGAATTGCCTACGCATCCCTTCCAAGCTAAGGGTTTTTATTCTACAAATGATTATGTCCGTCTCAGAAATCATGGTTTCTAAAGACTCAGAGCAGTTTTTGACAGTCACCAAAATGCCTCAGATtatgatgatttctcagacac is a window of Populus nigra chromosome 10, ddPopNigr1.1, whole genome shotgun sequence DNA encoding:
- the LOC133705939 gene encoding peptide methionine sulfoxide reductase B5-like, with the protein product MAGGGSVQKTEEEWRAVLSPEQFHILRDKGTEPKFSGEYDKFFEQGVYNCAGCGTPLYKSTTKFNSGCGWPAFYEGLPAAINRSPDPDGRRTEITCAACGGHLGHVFKGEGHKTPTDERHCVNSISIKFGSSQ